The uncultured Methanoregula sp. genomic sequence GTGATGACTGCATCTACCATAGAAATCCCTATCCGGTCTATGCACCGTTTTTCTTACATTGCTCTTTGTTGGCCAAATAAGTTTGTCAGAACGCGATGGTGTATTCCGGATCCAATGCAGGACGGTCTCCCGTTCCATGGAGTAACCTTCATTCCCTTTAACGGTAAATACAATGCACACATGTCAGATGAACCTCAGATAACCGAGCCGGTATGTATCAGCCCGGTCCCACCGGAAAAGACACTCTACCTGGCAAAATGGTCCTCGCGGTTCTGGGCCTGGCTCATTGATATCATCCTCATCACGCTCTTTCTGAATATCGTTCACGGTCTTCTTGAACCGATCTGGGTTCTGCCATTCTACTGGGATATTCCCCACTGGGATCCGTTCGCACTGGGATTCCAGACTATCTTCTTCTTCCTGTACTGGACTATCATGGAAGGGTTCAGGGGACAGTCAATCGGCAAGATGGTGATGAACCTGAAAGTGGTCAACAGGGATGGTACAAAAATCCACTACGGGAAAGCAGCCATTGAAAGTCTCGGGAAGACATTTGTTCCCATTCTCGTCCTTGACTGCCTGATCGGCTGGCTTGGTATGCCGAATACGAAGCTCAGGGTTTTTAACCGGATATCCAATACCATTGTCATCAAGACCGACTACAAGGAGCCTTCAGGCATCCAGTATGTCAAGGAAAAAGAGTGATTTTCGGTTATACCCGCATTACATACTCTTTTTTAAGAAAACCGCTCCCGATATAGTATGGAAGGACTCCCGGATTTTTCTTCCGGAAACGGAAAGGACGATCCTGAAAACATACGCCACGATGAAAGACTGGCACATTTTATTGGGCTACTTCTTGATGATGATGAGATGAACCGCTGGAAAGCAGCGGAGGCTCTGGGACGAATCGGGAATCCCGCAGCTGTTGCACCACTCATCGACACTCTCTGGGATGACGATGCCCGGGTGAGGCTCAAGGCCGCCTGGGCACTGGGGCGGATCGGGGAACCGGATGCACTCCGGCCTCTCCAGCGACTCTACCGTATGGAAAGCGAGGATGCGCAGGAGATCATACAAGAAGCACTCGAATCGATCAAGAGTTCCCTGCGGTCATCCCGATGACAATAGTATTCACGGGAAGGGGTGTATCGGCGGGACATATGACCGGGATGAGGGCAGGTTTATCGCATTCCTTTTCCAATAACAACATGGGAGCATCAGGATGGGCGAGATCGACTCACTCTATAAAAAAGAGGGCAACACAATTCTGATCGAGATAAAATTATCGTCGATCGTCCAGATGTTCAATACGTTCGATCCCGCTCCATTCCACGAGAAGGAACTCGATTCGGAGGCTGAAAAGTACATTGTAAATATTGTCAATGATTTTCCGGCAAAAACCCAGTTCAAGATTATTTTTTACCTGCCAGCGGAACTCACCGCCAGTGAAGAGGCCAAAAAGATCGCCCCCGCTATCCACAACCATTTCCGGTACAAGATGCTCGTTGCGGACCAGAAGTTTCGTTCCCGGTTCCGGTATGGCAGGACTGCCATGCTGATAGGTCTCGGGTTTCTCGCAATCGCCCTCTTTGTCCGGTTTCTGATCTCCTCGTACAGCAGCCAGTTGATCGCCCAGCTGCTTGCCGACACCATGCTGATCATCGGGTGGGCAGCCATGTGGGAACCCGTGACAATATTGCTCTACGAGCTCTGGCCGGTTATCCAGTTGAAAAAGACCTACGAGAGGATCAGCAACATGGCACTTGAGATCCGTCCGTCTAAATAATAGATCTGATCAGGTGAGACGATGCAGGTCCTTAAGGCAGGATATGATATCCCGGGTGTGAACGGACGGTTCCGTATCGGGTGGCAGATCGCAATCGGCCATAAGAGCTGAAAAAATACCCGAGACTGCTGCCCCGTGGGAGGGCCCGTACCCCCCTTCCAGCGCCAGTGCAAGCGGGCATTCCACAGCAGATTTCACCATGCCGGTCAGGACACGGAGATCTTCCGGCAGAAGATTCATGC encodes the following:
- a CDS encoding HEAT repeat domain-containing protein; the protein is MEGLPDFSSGNGKDDPENIRHDERLAHFIGLLLDDDEMNRWKAAEALGRIGNPAAVAPLIDTLWDDDARVRLKAAWALGRIGEPDALRPLQRLYRMESEDAQEIIQEALESIKSSLRSSR
- a CDS encoding RDD family protein translates to MSDEPQITEPVCISPVPPEKTLYLAKWSSRFWAWLIDIILITLFLNIVHGLLEPIWVLPFYWDIPHWDPFALGFQTIFFFLYWTIMEGFRGQSIGKMVMNLKVVNRDGTKIHYGKAAIESLGKTFVPILVLDCLIGWLGMPNTKLRVFNRISNTIVIKTDYKEPSGIQYVKEKE